The DNA segment TTCAGGTCTTACAATTTCCCATGGGAGTGTTCTTACTCCAAGATTACGTAGGACTTGACGTAAGTTACCTTATTCAGAAAGCGTTAATAGAAAGAGGTTTTGAGGTATATTATTGCAAATCTTTTGAACAAAAATATAATTCAAAAGAATTCGGAATGAAATCAGGTAAAGGATTTTATACATATAAAGGTAAAATTATAGAACCTACACTAGAGAACGCAAAATTAGTCGACCCTGCACTTCTAGTTTCCTCAGCAATAAACGAATCGTATAGATTAATTAGACTTCGAATAGTATCAAAGGAAGACGTAGGTAAAGGTTGCAAATTAGGATTAAATTGGCCAAAAACTCCCGAAGAATACTTAAAAGAATTTGGATTAAGCACGATCATAAGAAACTTAAAAATGCTTTACGAATCCACTGGTTTACCCCATTTCATCCCAGATGAAGAATTAACGAGGTCTTACTCATGATGAACCCTAAAAAAGTTATTAGAGAGACAGAAAAATACCTTGCTACAACAACTAGAGATCCAGAAACTTATCCAATAATACTCGACAGAGGAGAAGGAGTTTGGTTATATGACATTGAAGGAAATAAATACCTAGACTTTACTTCGGGAATTGGAGTTAATAATTTGGGTTGGCCGTCTCACCCTGAAGTAATAAAAACTGCAATAGCCCAAATGGCAAAGTTAGCCCATGCTGCAGGTAATGATTTTTATAACTTACCGCAACTTGAATTGGCAAGAAAATTAGCAATATGCTCTCCAGGGAATTTTGAAAAGAAAGTATTCTTCTCTAATAGCGGTACTGAAGCAGTTGAAGCTTCGATAAAATTAGTAAAAAGGAGAGAAAGAAAATATTTAATATCCTTCATTGGAGCTTTCCATGGTAGAACTTTTGGTTCCGTCTCACTTACAGCAAGTAAGCCAATACAAAAAGCAGAAGTAGGGCCATTCTTACCAGTAATATATGTGCCTTACCCTAATCCGTTTAAGAATCCGTGGCATATTAATGGTTATGAGGATCCTAACTCATTAATAGACAGAGTAATAGAATATATCGAGGATTACATTTTTGCCCACGTAGTCCCACCAGAAGAGATAGGAGGCATATTCTTCGAGCCTATACAAGGAGAAGGAGGTTACGTAGTCCCACCAAGAGGTTTCTTTCAAGCATTGCAAAGGTTAGCAAGAAAATACGGAATATATTTGATAGACGATGAAGTACAAATGGGAATGGGAAGAACAGGAAAACTTTTCGCAATAGAGAACTTTAACGCGGAACCAGATGTAATAACCTTAGCGAAGGCTTTAGGTGGCGGACTGGTTCCAATAGGTGCTACCATATTTAGGGCAGAGTTGGACTTTAAACCTGGAATGCATAGTAATACCTTTGGAGGTAATGCCTTAGCATGTGCAATAGGCTCAAAGGTCATAGAAATTACTAAGGATTTATTACCGCATGTAAATGAAGTAGGGAAAATATTTAGAGATGAGCTATCTACGATGGACGTAGATGACGTAAGAGGAATGGGTTTAGCTTGGGGAATAGAATTCGGTAGAATATACAATAGAAAAATAAGGGATACGGTAATTCAGGAGGCAGCTAGAAGAGGACTACTACTATTGCCTGCAGGAGAAGGAGCAATCAGAATAATTCCTCCCTTAATAATAAGTGGCGAGGAAGCAAAGAAAGGCTTAGCAATATTAAAGAAAGTTATTAGTGATGCCACAAAATTGACTTAGTTATGATGAGTCAAATTTTTAGTTATTTATTTTTCTTCTGTTATCTATGGTAAATATTTTAGTTCTCTTCTACGGCTACGGGAGTATTGTAGATTTGGCAAAAGAAATAGCAAAAGGAGCTGAAGAAGAAGGTGCAGAAACAAGGATAAGGAAAGTTAGAGAAACGCTGTACCCAGAATTAATACAACAATTTCATATCCCAGTTGATAACACTAAGGATATTCCAGAAGTTACATTGGATGATTTAAAATGGGCAGATGGAATAGCAATAGGTTCTCCAACTAGATACGGAAACATGGCAGGTGGAATGAAGACTTTCTTAGATTCAACCGCACCTCTATGGAGAAATGGAGACTTATATGGCAAGCCTGTAACGTTCTTCACCGAGGCATCAACAGTTCACGGAGGCCACGAAACTACGATCCTTACCATGAGCACATATGCATATCACTTTGGTATGATAATAGTGACTTTAGGTTACGGAATTCCAGAAATTTCAAAATCAACAACTGGAGGAAGTCCTTACGGGGCATCACATCTAGGCTCAAAAAAGGAGTTAGATGAAGACGAAATAAAGATAGCAAGATTTCAAGGTAAAAGGTTAGCACAAGTAGCTAAAAAGCTATTAAGTTAAGTTTATTTTATAACTTAAGAAAAATTTTTATTTTTTGGTGCAAAGCATTACTTATGAAGAAATTAACTTGCGCATGTGGAGGACTATTAGCTCTAGCAGTGTATTTAGTAGTATCAGATTTTAGTTTGCCAATACCTTACTTTAAGTACTCGCCAGACGTACCGATTTATCTAGGAATATTACTAGGTATAATATCCATGTTACTTCTAGCATCCTCCAACGCCGAGGAAGAAATTTAATAAAGAGGACATTAATTTATCATTATGGAACTAGCTGAATTATTAGCTGAATACTCAACTTCAATATCTTATGAAGATCTAGGCGAAGAAGAAATACATGAAGCCAAAAGGAGAATAATAGACTCTTTAGGGGTAGCAAAAGCATCAATAAACTCTAAACCCGCGGAAATAATAAGAAGACTGGATATAAAAGGAAATTACCCAATGATAGGTTACAAGAAAGGATCTCCAGATTACGCTTCATTTTATAATACTTTCTTAATAAGATATCTAGATTTTAACGATACATACTTGTCAAAGGAACCATTACATCCTAGCGATATCATTGGAGGAATACTAACATTGGGAGAGAAAGGGAGAGATATAATACTATCAATCGTAATAGGTTATGAAGTCGGGACAAGGTTATGTGACTCCGCATCACTAAGATTAAGGGGTTTCGATCACGTAAACTTTACACAAATAGCAAGTGCAGTAGCATTAAGTAAACTGCTTAACCTTAACAAAGAACAAACAATTAACGCAATTTCCATGACTGTAATCCCCCATGTAGCATTGAGGCAAAGTAGAGTAGGAAAATTATCGATGTGGAAGGCAGGAGCTACAGCTGAAGCAATAAGAAATTCAGTTTTCGCAGTCTTATTAGCAAAGGAAGGTTTTACCGGACCGGAAAAGCCATTCTCTGGAGAAAAAGGATTTAAATTAATAGCCGAGTTAGATTATTCGCCATTTGAAAGGATGGGAACTAGGAAAATACTCCAGACGAGTATTAAAAAATATCCTGTCGAATATCATGCACAAGCCTTAGTAGAGGCAATACTTAATCTGAAGTATGAAGGTGAAATTAAGAAAATAATTGTAGAAACTTACGAGGCAGGTAAGAGCATTTTAGCAGATGAAGAAAAGTGGAATCCCGAAACCAAAGAAACTGCAGATCACAGTATACCTTTCATAACTGCTACAACGCTAATGCTAAGAAAAATGTGGCTCGAAAATTACTCGTTAATAGGAGACGAGAAGGTTAAAGAGTTAATGAAGAAAGTTGAGGTAGTCGAAAACCCAGAATACACAAAGGTTTATCCTAGGGAATTGCCTACAAAAATTACCATAATAACTGATAAAGGAAAGTTCGAGAACGAGGTTAGGTCCCCGAGAGGTTACTATAATAATCCCATGTCAGATGAAGAGGTGGAGGAAAAGGCGTTGAAACTTGGACTAACAAGGGAAGTAATAAATAAAATTTGGAATTTAGAAAATGAAAATGAGGTAGACAAAATTGTCGGAAGTATTTAGAAAGGAAAAATTCCTTATAATTCCAGGGGTTTTTAATCCATTTACAGCATTACTTGCAGAAAAAGTAGGTTTTAGGGCTATATATTTATCTGGAGGAGCGCTAACTTCGTCTTTAGGTCTGCCTGATATAGGTATAATCAGCCTTGAGGAACTCGCCAACGAAGTTAGGAAAATTAGAGAAGTAACCCAAATACCAATGATAGTTGATGCAGACACGGGCTTCGGAGAAGCAATAAACGTCTATAGGACGGTAAGAGTATTGGAAAAAGCTGGAGCTAACGCTATACAAATAGAAGATCAAAAAATGCCTAAAAAATGCGGTCATTTAGACGGAAAGGAAGTAGTTGAAAGGAGTGTAATGGTGTCAAAAATAAAGGCAGCTCTGGAGGCTAGGAAAGACGCATTAATAATAGCTAGAGTAGATTCAAACGACGTCTTCGGTTTAGAAGATGCAATAGAAAGAGCTAAAGAATACGTAGAAGCAGGAGCCGACATAATATTTCCAGAGGCTTTACATTCAAAGGAGGAGTTCGCAAAATTTGCCAAAGAAGTTAAGGCACCACTTTTAGCTAACATGACTGAGTTCGGAAAGACTCCTCTAATAACCGCCAAAGAGTTTGAAGAATTAGGCTATAAATACGTTATCTTTCCAGTAACAATCTTTAGAGTAGCTGCAAAGGCGATGAAGGAGGCACTAGAAGTTCTACTAAATGAAGGCACTCAAAAGTCTTTAATAGATAAGATGATGACGAGAAAAGAGCAATACGAGATAATTAATTATGATTTCTATGATAAATTAGACAAAAAATTAGCGAAACTTTTATAATTATAAATAATAACTATTATTTTGACGAAGTGGCAGTATGATCCAAATAAGTAGGGGACTGGAGAATGTAATAATAAAGGAAACTTCATTAACCTACATAGACGGAGAAAAAGGAGTACTTAGGTATAGAGGGTATAATATAGAAGACCTTGCAGAAAATTGTGAATACGAAGAAGTAGTTCATCTAATGTTATTCGGAGAACTGCCAAACGCTAAGCAATTACAAGAAGTAAAGGAGAAAATTAACCAAAGTTACGAAGTACCTCTCGAAGTTCTTGAAGCAATGCAAAAGCTACCAAGAGATGCAGACCCAATAAGCCTAATGGAGACGGCTTTTAGTATAATGAGCATTTGGGGTAAAAGAATAAATAGACTAACAGCACTTGATATAATTGCCAAGGCTTCAACCATAGTCTCTAACGTATATAGGATAAAGGAAGGGTTAAAAACAAAAATTCCAGAACCATCTGAAAGTTATGCAAAGAGCTTTCTAGAGGCAACTTTCTTCAAAAAGCCTTCAGCGGACGAGGTAAAGGCAATGAACACTGCACTAATACTTTATACAGACCACGAAGTACCTGCATCAACTACTGCAGCACTAGTTTCTGCATCAACTTTAACAGATATTTATTCCTGCATAACCTCTGCACTTTCCGCACTAAAAGGTCCTTTACACGGAGGAGCAGCTGAAGAGGCTTTCAAGCAGTTTGTGGAAATAGGTAGTCCGGATAACGTGGAAAAATGGTTTGAGGAGAACATTATAAAAAGTAAAAAGAGACTAATGGGTTTTGGGCATAGAGTTTACAAGACTTACGATCCTAGGGCAAAAATATTCAAAAAGATGGCTTATTCACTAGCTAAGGAGGAGAGTAAAAAATACTTACAAATAGCGGAAAAGCTTGAGGAACTAGGAGTAAGATATTTCTCACAAAAGAAAATATATCCGAATACAGACTTCTACTCTGGGATTGTCTTCTATTCACTAGGTTTTCCGATTTACATGTTTACCTCACTTTTCGCTTTGTCCAGAATACTGGGTTGGTTAGCTCACGTAATAGAATACTTAGAAAATCAACCTGCAATAATCTGGCCCAGGGCTTTATACGTCGGACCAGAAAAAAGAGATTTTATACCTTTATCACAGAGAGGATAAAGGAGTCAGCCTTCTAGCTGATTTCAAAGATTAGGAATAATGCTAAGTACTGAGTTCTGACCTCCTCTCCGCCTTGAAAGGGCGAGGTTTGTCGTTTTTCTATCAGATAAACTAATGGATATAAACCTTGCCATGTCATTATCAACCATACTATTATATCTTTACCCTCTGCGTTTGGATTAACATTTTACCTAATACTGTATTTTTACTCTCTTCTAGTAATTATACCTCAATTGTAATAATTAGTTATAAAATTACAGATTAGTTAAATTTAAAGTAATCATGTGAGTATTTACGCTTTGCAATCTGAATCATTATAATTAAGGTCATAAAATATATTATTTTACTAAATATTTCTATTCTACAACTTTTTGATAATTAAATTACACACATCGTGTCTTTCAATTTATAAATACTGGTGCTTAATGACTTCAAGAAAAAGACTTTCTATAGTATCAGAAAATATAAAATAAAGACTCAAAAGACCTATGAAGGTCGTTACTTATATGTTTTCTTATTCTTCTATGTGCTTAATTTCTCGATCATCGGACAATGAGAAAGTTGATTGGTTAATATGCACATGGCTAAGAACTAATGCTTTTATTTGACTCTCTAGAAGTCCTCGGCGTTTTTCATCTTCCCACTAAAAGAGCAACGTCGTTAGAAAGATTCAATTGGGTTACCCACCAACCCTCCATAGAGTTTTTAAAAGAAAAAGCCTCGCCCAGGATTTATCTGCAAAATCAGGATGAGCTAAAGTTTATGCAAAGGTTTATTTTATACTAATCAAATTATATATTATGGACGAACTGGAAAGGAAAATAATAGATGCACTAGAGAAACAAGACATGAATTCCTTATCGGGATTAGTTAAAAGCTTATCAATGATGGCAAACTTTGACGGCATAGTAATTTATTACGTTACTTTTGATAACAGAGACGGTAAAATAGTAGTCCCCAAGGAAAGTGAAGATTATAATAGGCTTATTAACGCTGTGGCTCCAACTTCAATGACTTCAAGTATAGAAAAAATGCTGAGAGCTATGATGGGAATTGAAGAAGAACCCGAGAAAGAAACGCAGTATGAGGTTCCAGAGGAAGAGGACTTCGAAATCATACCAAAAGGAGATGAATTATTCGTCGTAGGCAGAGTTGAAGAAGAGCCTGAGGTTAGGATTGAGAGCGGAGTCCTAGATGTAGGAAAGAAAGCAATAACTTTACCTCCTGGGAATTGGAAAATTGTTGAGAAAAAGTTTAAGAACGGAATTCTAACTGTTCACCTACAGAAAGGCTAGCGAGTCGTAAAAATGTTTGTATATTTAGAATTACCCATGCATACATAATTTTCTTGTAATAAACTACTCTTCTCTTTTTTATATAGTATTCTATAATATACCTTAAAAGCTATCTCGTCTCAACTAATTTAATAGAAAGTTTTAATTATCACTTTTTAACCTTTCTTTTTCTCTCATTCAATTCGAAGACGTTATTGAAAGTAATTATTATCTCAAAGATAGTATCAATAAATAGTAAAATATTGAGAGAAATTTGAGAATTGGAATAGCCGCAAATGTGCCTAGGTCGAACTCGTAAACACAGGACTTGATGCGATATACCGAGTATATATGTAGCTAATATTATTTATCAGCCGACTTCCTCCCAGCACTGAGGGGTTCTCTCCTCATAGTTTCCACTATCGGTGGCCAGAGAAT comes from the Acidianus infernus genome and includes:
- a CDS encoding MmgE/PrpD family protein: MELAELLAEYSTSISYEDLGEEEIHEAKRRIIDSLGVAKASINSKPAEIIRRLDIKGNYPMIGYKKGSPDYASFYNTFLIRYLDFNDTYLSKEPLHPSDIIGGILTLGEKGRDIILSIVIGYEVGTRLCDSASLRLRGFDHVNFTQIASAVALSKLLNLNKEQTINAISMTVIPHVALRQSRVGKLSMWKAGATAEAIRNSVFAVLLAKEGFTGPEKPFSGEKGFKLIAELDYSPFERMGTRKILQTSIKKYPVEYHAQALVEAILNLKYEGEIKKIIVETYEAGKSILADEEKWNPETKETADHSIPFITATTLMLRKMWLENYSLIGDEKVKELMKKVEVVENPEYTKVYPRELPTKITIITDKGKFENEVRSPRGYYNNPMSDEEVEEKALKLGLTREVINKIWNLENENEVDKIVGSI
- the wrbA gene encoding NAD(P)H:quinone oxidoreductase; translation: MVNILVLFYGYGSIVDLAKEIAKGAEEEGAETRIRKVRETLYPELIQQFHIPVDNTKDIPEVTLDDLKWADGIAIGSPTRYGNMAGGMKTFLDSTAPLWRNGDLYGKPVTFFTEASTVHGGHETTILTMSTYAYHFGMIIVTLGYGIPEISKSTTGGSPYGASHLGSKKELDEDEIKIARFQGKRLAQVAKKLLS
- the prpB gene encoding methylisocitrate lyase, whose protein sequence is MSEVFRKEKFLIIPGVFNPFTALLAEKVGFRAIYLSGGALTSSLGLPDIGIISLEELANEVRKIREVTQIPMIVDADTGFGEAINVYRTVRVLEKAGANAIQIEDQKMPKKCGHLDGKEVVERSVMVSKIKAALEARKDALIIARVDSNDVFGLEDAIERAKEYVEAGADIIFPEALHSKEEFAKFAKEVKAPLLANMTEFGKTPLITAKEFEELGYKYVIFPVTIFRVAAKAMKEALEVLLNEGTQKSLIDKMMTRKEQYEIINYDFYDKLDKKLAKLL
- a CDS encoding acetyl ornithine aminotransferase family protein, whose amino-acid sequence is MMNPKKVIRETEKYLATTTRDPETYPIILDRGEGVWLYDIEGNKYLDFTSGIGVNNLGWPSHPEVIKTAIAQMAKLAHAAGNDFYNLPQLELARKLAICSPGNFEKKVFFSNSGTEAVEASIKLVKRRERKYLISFIGAFHGRTFGSVSLTASKPIQKAEVGPFLPVIYVPYPNPFKNPWHINGYEDPNSLIDRVIEYIEDYIFAHVVPPEEIGGIFFEPIQGEGGYVVPPRGFFQALQRLARKYGIYLIDDEVQMGMGRTGKLFAIENFNAEPDVITLAKALGGGLVPIGATIFRAELDFKPGMHSNTFGGNALACAIGSKVIEITKDLLPHVNEVGKIFRDELSTMDVDDVRGMGLAWGIEFGRIYNRKIRDTVIQEAARRGLLLLPAGEGAIRIIPPLIISGEEAKKGLAILKKVISDATKLT
- the gltA gene encoding citrate synthase, with product MIQISRGLENVIIKETSLTYIDGEKGVLRYRGYNIEDLAENCEYEEVVHLMLFGELPNAKQLQEVKEKINQSYEVPLEVLEAMQKLPRDADPISLMETAFSIMSIWGKRINRLTALDIIAKASTIVSNVYRIKEGLKTKIPEPSESYAKSFLEATFFKKPSADEVKAMNTALILYTDHEVPASTTAALVSASTLTDIYSCITSALSALKGPLHGGAAEEAFKQFVEIGSPDNVEKWFEENIIKSKKRLMGFGHRVYKTYDPRAKIFKKMAYSLAKEESKKYLQIAEKLEELGVRYFSQKKIYPNTDFYSGIVFYSLGFPIYMFTSLFALSRILGWLAHVIEYLENQPAIIWPRALYVGPEKRDFIPLSQRG